One window of Salegentibacter sp. Hel_I_6 genomic DNA carries:
- a CDS encoding glycoside hydrolase family 43 protein → MTIKRTLIYLCILFISKTGISQNPIIQTNYTADPAPLVYNDKLYLYTSHDEDESTWFTMNDWRLYTTEDMVNWTDHGAVLAYDDFDWAKQNAWAPQAIERDGKFYMYVPITSREGKNGIGVAVANSPYGPFIDPLGKPLISNSNADIDPSVFIDDDGQAYLFWGNPECYYVKLNEDMISLKGEISKIPNTIEAFGKREGEKDERRPTTYEEGPWLYKRNDLYYLFFAAGPLPEHIGYSTSKNITGPYEYKGKVMPQEGGAFTNHPGIIDFKGNTYFFYHNAALPGGSGFTRSVAVEKANFNEEDAIEQMQMTDGIEEALQTLNPYVKNEAETIAWSENVKAKENEIVGVYITAEKNEAFTKIREVDFRKEGPSKFTARVGTVHNGDVTLEVRLDDKTGKKIAKIEVPLTGGEDRWELISSEVTEKVSGVHDVYFVFKGKAPRKILHFDYWLFSK, encoded by the coding sequence ATGACCATCAAAAGAACCTTAATATACTTATGTATATTATTTATTTCTAAAACAGGTATTTCACAAAATCCGATTATTCAAACCAATTATACGGCAGACCCTGCACCATTGGTTTATAACGATAAGCTGTATTTATATACTTCTCACGACGAAGATGAATCTACCTGGTTTACGATGAACGACTGGCGTTTATATACAACCGAAGATATGGTAAACTGGACAGACCACGGTGCAGTATTAGCTTATGACGATTTTGATTGGGCCAAACAAAATGCCTGGGCACCCCAGGCCATAGAAAGGGATGGTAAATTCTATATGTATGTTCCAATCACTTCTCGTGAAGGGAAAAATGGTATTGGAGTAGCGGTAGCAAACAGTCCTTACGGTCCGTTTATAGATCCGCTAGGAAAACCACTAATCAGCAATAGTAATGCTGATATAGATCCTTCGGTGTTTATTGACGATGACGGGCAGGCTTATCTTTTTTGGGGGAATCCTGAATGTTATTACGTAAAACTGAATGAGGATATGATAAGCCTGAAAGGTGAAATAAGTAAAATTCCAAATACAATTGAAGCCTTTGGAAAACGTGAAGGTGAAAAAGATGAGCGCCGGCCTACTACTTACGAAGAAGGTCCGTGGTTATACAAAAGAAACGATCTCTATTATTTATTTTTTGCAGCCGGTCCTTTACCGGAACATATAGGTTATTCTACAAGCAAAAATATAACCGGGCCTTATGAATATAAGGGAAAAGTGATGCCGCAGGAAGGTGGCGCTTTTACAAATCATCCTGGAATTATAGATTTTAAAGGAAACACCTATTTCTTTTATCACAATGCGGCACTTCCGGGTGGAAGCGGTTTTACTAGATCTGTAGCTGTAGAAAAAGCCAATTTTAATGAAGAGGATGCTATTGAACAAATGCAAATGACAGACGGAATTGAGGAAGCTTTGCAAACCCTCAACCCTTATGTAAAGAATGAAGCAGAAACAATTGCATGGTCGGAAAATGTAAAAGCTAAAGAAAATGAAATAGTGGGGGTGTATATCACCGCAGAAAAAAATGAAGCTTTTACAAAGATAAGAGAAGTAGATTTCAGGAAAGAAGGGCCTTCTAAATTCACAGCCCGAGTTGGAACCGTCCATAATGGCGACGTCACCTTAGAAGTCAGGTTGGATGATAAAACCGGAAAGAAGATAGCCAAAATTGAAGTTCCTTTAACCGGCGGTGAAGATCGCTGGGAATTAATCTCTTCTGAAGTTACTGAAAAAGTAAGCGGAGTTCACGATGTATACTTTGTGTTTAAAGGAAAAGCTCCCAGGAAAATTCTACACTTTGATTACTGGCTGTTTTCGAAGTAA
- a CDS encoding glycoside hydrolase family 43 protein produces MHTRIKMLSVVGLGFLFSSQILLAQNPIIKDVFTADPAPLVYDDTVYLYTSHDTASVSSTNYEMKDWLLFSSTDMVNWKNHGPKLSPKDFSWATGDAYAAEVAERDGKFYFYVSTFHKDDERSNGGAAIGVAVADSPLGPFKDAIGEALIYNEMTTDNPHGWDDIDPSVFVDDDGQAYMYWGNGSMKMVKLKDNMVELDGEIQYYNPKNFIEGPWVYKRKELYYLVYASQGEERERIEYATSNSPEGPWEYQGILADSAPNSFTIHPGIIEYKGKDYFFYHNGVLPTGGSYRRSIAVDYMYYNDDGTIQKVEQTDEGVKAVD; encoded by the coding sequence ATGCATACAAGAATTAAGATGTTATCAGTAGTTGGTCTGGGCTTTTTATTTTCATCGCAAATTTTACTAGCTCAAAATCCTATAATAAAGGATGTATTCACCGCAGATCCCGCACCGCTGGTTTATGACGATACAGTATACTTATATACCAGTCACGATACCGCTTCGGTATCTTCAACAAATTATGAAATGAAAGATTGGTTGTTGTTTTCTTCTACCGATATGGTAAACTGGAAAAATCACGGTCCCAAACTCTCGCCAAAAGATTTCTCCTGGGCAACCGGGGATGCCTATGCGGCCGAGGTCGCAGAAAGGGATGGGAAATTCTATTTTTATGTATCCACCTTCCATAAAGATGATGAACGTAGTAACGGTGGTGCTGCGATAGGAGTGGCTGTTGCCGATTCACCTTTAGGACCATTTAAGGACGCAATAGGAGAAGCCTTAATTTACAATGAAATGACTACCGATAACCCACATGGGTGGGATGACATAGATCCTTCGGTCTTTGTAGATGATGATGGCCAGGCGTATATGTACTGGGGTAATGGCAGTATGAAGATGGTCAAATTGAAAGATAATATGGTGGAATTAGATGGAGAGATACAATATTATAATCCAAAGAATTTTATAGAAGGCCCCTGGGTTTACAAAAGAAAGGAATTGTATTATTTGGTATATGCCAGCCAGGGAGAAGAACGGGAAAGGATCGAATATGCCACATCCAATAGTCCTGAGGGACCCTGGGAGTATCAGGGAATATTAGCAGACAGCGCCCCGAACAGTTTTACTATTCATCCGGGGATTATTGAGTACAAAGGAAAAGACTATTTCTTTTATCATAATGGCGTCTTGCCTACAGGCGGAAGTTACCGCCGTTCCATTGCTGTAGATTATATGTACTACAATGATGACGGTACTATTCAAAAAGTAGAGCAAACTGATGAGGGTGTAAAAGCAGTAGATTAA
- a CDS encoding sialate O-acetylesterase translates to MKTKMLIFLGLFLAVYQASAQDSNFHVYLAFGQSNMEGHAKFEPQDTVALNDRFKVLQTVDCPDLDRKKGEWYTAKPPLTRCNTGLTPTDYFGREMIENLPDSIKVGVINVPVGGSKIELFDKENYESYVASSPDWLKNTVKEYDGNPYGRLVEMARIAQKDGIIKGILLHQGESNTGDSLWPQKVKEVYNNLIKDLKLDPKKVPLLAGEMVSKEEGDICASMNEIIARLPEVIPNSYVISSKGCTAVDDKLHFSAEGYRKLGRRYAKKMLEVQGFKGLEREAPEGFDSKRENIARGKIDSISYKSKTVGNARKALIYTPPNYSENKKYPVLYLLHGIGGDEKEWLRGGNPQVILDNLYADEKLEQMIVVMPNGRAMKDDRAVGNIFDSTKVAAFANFEKDLLNDLIPFIEKNYPVIKNSENRAIAGLSMGGGQTLNFGLGNLDMFSWVGAFSAAPNTKKPEELVPQPEKAKEKLNLLWISCGDEDDLLSFSQRTHEYLAKKNVPHIYYLEPGGHDFKVWKNGLYMFSKLLFKPVDQAKFDKYSLLGIPASKNDNGTE, encoded by the coding sequence ATGAAAACAAAAATGCTCATTTTTCTGGGACTTTTTCTGGCAGTTTACCAGGCTTCCGCCCAGGATTCAAATTTTCACGTTTACCTCGCTTTTGGGCAATCAAATATGGAAGGCCACGCCAAATTTGAACCACAGGATACGGTTGCGTTGAATGATAGATTTAAAGTGCTTCAGACAGTCGATTGTCCCGATTTGGATCGAAAAAAAGGGGAGTGGTACACCGCTAAACCCCCATTAACAAGATGTAATACCGGTTTAACACCTACTGATTATTTCGGAAGGGAAATGATCGAAAATTTACCGGATAGTATTAAAGTAGGGGTGATAAATGTACCTGTAGGTGGCAGTAAAATTGAACTTTTCGACAAGGAAAATTATGAATCTTATGTAGCATCTTCACCCGACTGGCTAAAAAATACGGTAAAGGAATATGATGGTAATCCTTACGGTCGCCTGGTGGAAATGGCTAGAATAGCACAAAAAGATGGGATTATAAAAGGAATTTTATTGCATCAGGGAGAATCAAATACCGGTGACAGCCTGTGGCCACAAAAGGTAAAAGAGGTTTACAATAATCTTATAAAAGACCTTAAACTTGATCCTAAAAAAGTGCCACTACTCGCCGGGGAAATGGTGAGTAAAGAAGAAGGAGATATCTGCGCCAGTATGAATGAGATTATCGCCAGGCTGCCCGAGGTGATTCCTAATAGTTATGTTATTTCTTCTAAAGGTTGCACGGCGGTAGATGATAAGCTTCATTTTTCAGCAGAAGGTTACCGGAAACTTGGAAGGCGCTATGCGAAGAAAATGCTGGAGGTTCAAGGTTTTAAAGGCCTTGAAAGAGAAGCGCCAGAAGGTTTCGACTCAAAAAGGGAAAATATTGCCCGCGGAAAAATTGATAGTATTAGCTATAAATCTAAAACAGTAGGCAATGCCCGAAAGGCCTTAATTTATACTCCCCCGAACTATTCAGAAAATAAGAAATACCCGGTTTTATACCTTTTACACGGCATTGGCGGCGATGAAAAAGAATGGCTTAGAGGTGGAAATCCACAGGTTATTTTAGATAATCTCTATGCCGATGAAAAGTTAGAACAAATGATTGTCGTGATGCCAAACGGAAGGGCGATGAAAGATGATCGCGCAGTGGGAAATATTTTTGACAGTACAAAAGTCGCTGCGTTCGCGAACTTTGAAAAGGACCTGCTCAATGATCTTATTCCATTTATAGAAAAGAATTATCCAGTAATTAAAAACAGTGAAAACCGGGCAATCGCCGGACTTTCTATGGGCGGCGGGCAAACCCTAAATTTTGGTCTTGGAAATTTGGATATGTTCTCCTGGGTAGGGGCATTTTCTGCAGCACCAAATACTAAAAAACCGGAAGAATTGGTTCCGCAGCCGGAAAAAGCAAAGGAAAAACTCAATCTTTTATGGATTTCCTGTGGCGATGAAGACGACTTGCTATCGTTTAGTCAGCGGACTCATGAATATTTAGCAAAAAAGAATGTACCTCATATTTATTACCTGGAACCTGGAGGACACGATTTTAAAGTTTGGAAAAACGGTTTGTATATGTTCTCTAAACTATTGTTTAAACCCGTAGATCAAGCAAAATTCGATAAATATAGTTTGCTGGGTATACCGGCTTCTAAAAATGACAATGGAACGGAATAA
- a CDS encoding glycoside hydrolase N-terminal domain-containing protein: MSISKIKISKSRFSGFGFSVFLGILFLISPFKSWSQEDSQLKLWYDKPAEKWVEALPVGNGRLGAMVYGDPQEEIIQLNENTIWAGQPNRNDNPEAKTYLSEVQKLLFEGKSAEAQELVNQYFISKSSHGMPYQTAGNLKLSFLNHQNYTEYYRELDLESAVTTTRYTVGGVGYETKVFASHPDQVIVVQITADKPGALNFTATMDRPGGAEVSAENGTLKLHGKTSDFEGIKGKVEFLAITKIQTEGGKINSENESLNIQNANSATLYISIASNFKNYKDLSIDEEAKAEEYLSAIEKKKSAEIYETHLEDYQTYFNRVSLDLGETEAAKLPTNKRIINFKTGNDPALVSLYFQFGRYLLITSSRPGTQPANLQGIWNDQLTPAWDSKYTVNINTEMNYWPSEITNLPEFHEPLIQMVKELSEVGRKTAKDMYGAEGWVMHHNTDIWRMTGAIDGSYWGMWPMGGVWLSQHLFDKYDFSGDKEFLRSVYPILKEASKFYLDFMIREPENNWLLVSPSISPEHAPTAHPESSLSYGTTMDNQLIFDLFSRTAKAAEILGDDEEFIAELNEKLHELPPMQIGNWGQLQEWIKDWDDPKSNHRHVSHLYGLYPSNQISPYRNPKLFEAAKTSLVARGDESTGWSMGWKVNLWARLLDGDHALKLIKDQLTPSMQEGHSEKGGTYPNLFDAHPPFQIDGNFGCTAGIAEMLLQSHDGAIHILPALPADWSKGKISGLRARGGFEVALEWENNKPNNVIIKSELGGNCRIRSYHPLSGKGLEKAMGDNENPYYSIPEIKDPIISDELDLKEPKLKKVYEYDLDTSKGEEYVIEIR; encoded by the coding sequence ATGAGCATTAGTAAGATTAAAATTTCAAAAAGCAGGTTTTCCGGTTTCGGTTTTTCCGTATTCCTGGGAATACTGTTTTTGATCTCACCTTTCAAATCCTGGAGTCAGGAAGATTCCCAATTAAAACTCTGGTATGATAAGCCTGCTGAAAAATGGGTAGAGGCACTTCCTGTTGGGAATGGACGCTTGGGGGCGATGGTTTATGGAGATCCCCAGGAAGAGATTATTCAGTTAAATGAAAACACTATCTGGGCAGGACAACCTAACCGGAATGATAATCCTGAAGCCAAAACCTATTTATCTGAAGTTCAGAAACTTCTGTTTGAAGGAAAAAGCGCAGAAGCCCAAGAGCTCGTCAATCAGTATTTCATAAGCAAATCTTCCCACGGAATGCCTTATCAAACCGCAGGGAACCTGAAATTATCTTTTTTGAATCACCAAAATTACACTGAGTATTACCGGGAACTGGATCTGGAATCTGCAGTTACCACAACCCGCTATACAGTTGGAGGTGTAGGTTATGAAACGAAAGTTTTCGCTTCACATCCCGATCAGGTGATCGTGGTACAAATTACGGCAGATAAACCCGGAGCTTTAAATTTCACAGCTACGATGGATCGTCCCGGAGGTGCTGAAGTTTCAGCTGAAAATGGGACATTAAAACTACACGGTAAAACCAGCGATTTTGAAGGAATAAAAGGGAAAGTTGAATTCCTGGCGATCACTAAAATTCAGACTGAAGGCGGAAAAATTAATTCAGAAAATGAATCTCTGAACATTCAGAATGCCAATAGTGCTACGCTATATATTTCCATCGCTTCTAATTTTAAAAACTATAAAGATCTCAGTATTGATGAGGAAGCAAAAGCAGAAGAATATCTTTCAGCAATAGAAAAAAAGAAATCAGCCGAGATCTACGAAACCCACCTGGAAGATTATCAAACCTATTTCAATCGCGTATCCCTGGACCTTGGTGAAACGGAAGCTGCGAAGCTACCCACCAATAAAAGGATCATAAATTTCAAAACCGGAAATGATCCAGCCCTTGTTTCCCTGTACTTCCAATTTGGGCGCTATCTTTTAATTACCTCTTCCCGGCCGGGAACGCAACCCGCCAATTTGCAGGGAATTTGGAATGACCAGTTAACTCCTGCCTGGGATAGTAAATACACAGTAAATATTAATACCGAAATGAATTACTGGCCGTCGGAGATCACGAATTTGCCGGAATTTCACGAGCCATTGATCCAAATGGTGAAGGAGCTTTCAGAAGTCGGAAGGAAGACAGCCAAAGATATGTACGGCGCAGAAGGCTGGGTGATGCATCATAATACGGACATTTGGCGAATGACCGGAGCGATAGACGGTTCTTATTGGGGAATGTGGCCAATGGGTGGAGTCTGGCTTTCCCAGCATTTATTCGATAAATATGATTTTTCAGGAGATAAAGAATTCCTGAGATCTGTTTATCCAATATTAAAAGAAGCTTCTAAATTCTATCTGGATTTTATGATCAGGGAGCCGGAAAATAACTGGCTGCTGGTATCTCCTTCCATTTCCCCGGAACACGCGCCAACCGCACATCCGGAATCCTCATTGTCTTATGGAACAACGATGGATAATCAACTCATTTTTGACCTGTTTTCAAGAACAGCCAAAGCCGCGGAAATACTGGGAGATGATGAAGAATTTATAGCCGAATTAAATGAGAAACTTCACGAATTGCCTCCTATGCAAATTGGAAACTGGGGCCAGTTACAGGAATGGATAAAAGACTGGGACGACCCCAAAAGCAATCACAGACACGTCTCTCATTTATACGGACTCTATCCGTCAAACCAAATTTCCCCGTACCGAAACCCGAAATTATTTGAGGCTGCAAAAACATCTTTGGTGGCCAGGGGCGATGAGTCTACCGGCTGGTCTATGGGCTGGAAGGTGAACCTTTGGGCGAGATTACTTGACGGGGATCACGCTCTTAAATTAATTAAAGACCAGTTAACTCCTTCAATGCAGGAAGGCCATAGCGAAAAAGGTGGTACTTATCCTAACCTTTTTGATGCGCATCCCCCTTTTCAAATAGATGGAAATTTTGGTTGCACCGCCGGGATTGCTGAGATGCTTTTACAAAGTCACGATGGCGCCATTCATATTCTGCCTGCATTACCTGCAGACTGGAGCAAAGGAAAAATTTCCGGTTTAAGAGCTCGTGGAGGTTTTGAAGTAGCTCTTGAGTGGGAGAATAATAAGCCGAACAATGTTATTATTAAATCTGAATTAGGTGGCAATTGCAGAATTAGATCTTATCATCCACTTTCAGGGAAAGGACTGGAGAAAGCAATGGGTGATAATGAAAACCCTTACTACAGTATTCCGGAAATAAAGGATCCAATAATATCTGATGAGTTAGATCTTAAAGAACCGAAGCTTAAAAAAGTTTACGAATATGATCTCGATACCTCAAAAGGAGAAGAATATGTGATTGAAATTAGATAA
- a CDS encoding family 43 glycosylhydrolase, with product MDQFTADPTARVFNGKLYVFPSHDIVPPEGEGRAEWFNMADYHVFSSEDLTNWTDHGKILDQKDVPWADPKAYSMWAPDAVSKNGKFYFYFPTKLKDAGDGEKGFSIGVAVTDKPEGPYKPQPNHIEGVEGIDPNVFIDKDGQAYLYWSRGKIYGAKLKDNMLELASEIKTFEEIPQKGHIEGPFVFERNGTYYMTYPHVANNTERLEYGTSDNPMGPFTHKGVIMDESASGTWTNHHSIVNYKDQWYLFYHDNDLSPDFDKNRSIRADSLFFEENGKIKKVIPTKRGVGITSSTSKIQIDRYSAKSNYGAASVFLDRLDPFQGWKVVLNKPDAWVSYNRVDFGNEGPKNVKIRARSLKGATVELKLAGENDQKFPEVPVKKGGNWDVFSAPVKSEATAVQDLILQLKSGAGVEVDWVQFEK from the coding sequence ATGGATCAGTTTACAGCAGATCCTACGGCAAGGGTATTTAACGGAAAACTATATGTATTTCCTTCCCACGATATTGTGCCGCCGGAAGGCGAAGGCCGTGCCGAATGGTTCAATATGGCCGATTACCACGTTTTTTCTTCGGAAGATCTTACCAATTGGACAGACCACGGAAAAATTCTGGATCAAAAAGATGTTCCCTGGGCCGATCCTAAGGCTTACAGTATGTGGGCGCCTGATGCGGTATCCAAAAATGGCAAATTTTACTTCTATTTTCCCACCAAACTCAAAGACGCCGGAGACGGGGAAAAAGGCTTTTCTATCGGCGTGGCAGTCACCGACAAACCTGAAGGGCCTTATAAGCCACAGCCAAATCATATTGAGGGAGTAGAAGGCATAGATCCCAATGTTTTTATTGATAAAGACGGGCAGGCTTATTTGTACTGGTCCCGTGGAAAAATTTATGGTGCAAAACTGAAGGATAATATGCTGGAGCTGGCTTCAGAAATAAAGACCTTCGAGGAGATCCCTCAAAAAGGGCATATTGAAGGGCCTTTTGTTTTTGAAAGAAATGGCACATATTATATGACTTATCCGCACGTTGCCAATAATACTGAAAGACTCGAATATGGAACTTCCGATAATCCAATGGGACCTTTTACTCACAAAGGTGTTATTATGGATGAATCGGCTTCGGGTACCTGGACCAATCATCATTCCATCGTAAATTATAAAGATCAGTGGTACTTATTCTATCACGATAATGATCTTTCTCCCGATTTCGATAAGAACCGCTCCATTCGTGCCGATAGTTTATTCTTTGAAGAGAATGGAAAGATCAAAAAAGTGATTCCAACCAAACGTGGAGTGGGAATTACCTCCAGTACTTCTAAAATTCAGATAGACCGATATAGCGCGAAAAGCAACTATGGAGCTGCTTCGGTGTTTTTAGATCGGCTTGATCCTTTCCAGGGTTGGAAAGTAGTTTTAAATAAACCTGATGCCTGGGTAAGTTATAACAGGGTTGATTTTGGTAATGAAGGACCAAAAAATGTCAAAATTAGAGCAAGATCTTTAAAGGGCGCAACTGTTGAGCTGAAACTGGCAGGTGAGAACGATCAGAAATTTCCTGAAGTGCCCGTCAAAAAAGGTGGAAATTGGGATGTTTTTTCGGCTCCTGTAAAATCTGAAGCAACCGCTGTTCAGGATCTGATTTTGCAACTTAAAAGCGGTGCCGGGGTTGAAGTGGACTGGGTTCAATTTGAAAAATAA
- a CDS encoding glycoside hydrolase 43 family protein — protein MKKRNLLIIILSLFLGNSVVAQQQGQNPIIHADVPDASIIRVDDTYYMSSTTMHMSPGVPIMKSKDLVNWEIMNYAYNTLGDSDALNMENGENAYGRGSWASSLRYHNDTFYVSTFSSTTGKTYIFKTKDIENGSFEEISFTPSLHDNTLFFDDDGKTYLIWGGGKLNIAELKNDLSGVKEDTERVLIENATEPIGSNFILPAEGSQIFKVNGKYYLFNIAWPRDGMRTVITHRADKITGPYEGKIAFQDKGVAQGGLIDTPEGDWFAYLFRDYGAVGRIPYLVPVKWENGWPVLGEDGKVPETLDLPANEGWIPGIVASDEFSRKSGDKDLPLVWQWNHNPQNDYWSVKDREGYLRLTTDRVDSSFLNTRNTLTQRTIGPESSAITKVDLSGMKEGDYAGLGLLQKNFGFVGAKMRNNKKHIIMVNGASEETVEVERIPLNQEELYLKAVGDFQNRKDTAEFYYSLDGENWKAIGNELKMSYTLPHFMGYRFALFNYATEEAGGHVDFDYFKIEAEKNN, from the coding sequence ATGAAAAAGAGAAATCTACTCATTATAATTTTAAGCCTGTTTTTAGGAAATTCAGTCGTTGCGCAACAGCAGGGTCAAAATCCTATAATCCACGCCGATGTTCCCGATGCTTCTATAATTAGGGTTGATGATACCTATTATATGAGCAGCACCACGATGCATATGAGTCCAGGGGTACCAATAATGAAATCCAAGGATTTGGTAAACTGGGAAATAATGAATTATGCCTACAATACTTTGGGGGATTCAGATGCCCTGAATATGGAAAATGGAGAAAATGCATATGGGAGAGGATCCTGGGCAAGCAGCCTTCGTTACCATAATGATACTTTTTACGTTTCCACTTTTTCGAGTACCACAGGAAAAACTTATATTTTCAAAACAAAAGATATTGAAAATGGTTCTTTTGAAGAGATTTCTTTTACCCCATCTCTTCACGACAATACTTTATTTTTTGATGACGATGGAAAGACTTATCTCATTTGGGGTGGAGGAAAACTGAATATAGCAGAACTTAAAAATGACCTTTCAGGTGTGAAGGAAGATACAGAGCGGGTTCTAATTGAGAACGCTACTGAACCTATAGGTTCTAATTTTATTTTACCTGCGGAAGGATCTCAAATATTTAAGGTTAACGGTAAGTATTATCTATTCAACATCGCCTGGCCAAGAGACGGGATGAGAACGGTGATTACTCATCGTGCCGATAAAATAACCGGACCTTACGAAGGAAAAATAGCTTTTCAGGATAAAGGAGTGGCACAGGGTGGTTTAATTGATACGCCTGAAGGGGATTGGTTTGCCTATTTATTCCGGGATTATGGCGCAGTAGGACGTATTCCTTATCTGGTTCCAGTAAAATGGGAAAACGGCTGGCCTGTTTTGGGTGAAGACGGCAAAGTGCCTGAAACCCTGGATCTCCCTGCAAATGAAGGATGGATTCCGGGTATCGTTGCTTCAGATGAATTTAGTAGAAAATCAGGAGACAAAGATTTGCCTCTGGTATGGCAGTGGAATCATAATCCGCAAAATGATTACTGGTCTGTAAAAGATCGTGAAGGTTATTTAAGGCTGACTACAGATAGGGTAGATTCTTCATTTTTAAATACCCGTAACACATTAACCCAAAGAACCATTGGTCCGGAAAGTTCTGCAATTACAAAAGTTGATCTTTCCGGAATGAAGGAAGGGGATTATGCCGGCCTTGGATTGCTTCAGAAGAATTTTGGATTTGTAGGGGCTAAAATGCGAAATAATAAGAAGCACATTATTATGGTCAATGGAGCTTCCGAAGAAACTGTTGAGGTGGAAAGAATTCCTTTGAATCAAGAGGAGCTTTACCTTAAGGCTGTGGGTGATTTTCAAAACAGGAAAGATACAGCAGAATTTTACTACAGCCTGGATGGTGAAAACTGGAAAGCTATAGGCAACGAGCTTAAAATGTCTTACACGCTTCCGCACTTTATGGGCTACAGGTTTGCGTTGTTCAACTACGCTACAGAAGAAGCAGGGGGTCACGTCGATTTCGATTACTTTAAAATTGAAGCTGAAAAAAATAATTAA
- a CDS encoding S9 family peptidase: MKQLFVIIVFFSCVNQSMAQFSQQERDSIYRLSSQDHQLMLKELGIESLRPGPSGNPNDPNAANSDESKVVDYSLPELLDFKDGSKVTSVSEWEKRRQEIKEDFNAEVYGRFPKNMPAVNWKVVSRKDSIIGECPVQVEKLLGVVDNSAYPEIEVEIEMILTLPKNTNKKVPVILKFDWNFPAGFFPEPEQEKPWQEQLLAQNWGYASLIPTSYQADNGAGLREGIIGLVNKGEPRKLDDWGALKAWAWGASRALDYFENDSKVDAKKVAIEGLSRYGKAAMVTMAYDDRFAVGFIGSAGAGGTKILRRNFGEQVENLVSASQYHWFAPNFIKYGGPLKTKDLPVDAHHLIALAAPRPVFISSGDPKVEGNWIDAKGMFLAGVHASPAYEIYDEKALLKTEFPQVGEFLSEGKLVFRIHEGGHTVVPNWPYFIEFAKPYFK, translated from the coding sequence ATGAAACAATTATTTGTCATTATCGTTTTTTTTAGCTGCGTTAATCAATCGATGGCGCAGTTTTCTCAACAGGAGCGGGATAGTATTTATCGTTTAAGTTCGCAGGATCATCAGTTAATGCTGAAGGAATTAGGAATAGAATCCTTACGACCCGGACCTTCCGGAAATCCGAATGATCCTAATGCAGCGAATTCTGACGAATCTAAAGTTGTAGATTACAGCTTGCCCGAACTTTTGGATTTTAAAGACGGATCAAAAGTCACTTCAGTTTCTGAATGGGAAAAACGCAGGCAGGAGATCAAAGAAGATTTTAATGCTGAAGTCTATGGAAGATTCCCTAAAAATATGCCTGCTGTAAACTGGAAAGTTGTTTCCCGGAAAGATTCAATTATTGGCGAATGCCCGGTGCAGGTTGAGAAACTTTTAGGAGTGGTAGATAACTCTGCTTACCCAGAGATCGAGGTTGAAATCGAAATGATCCTGACCCTTCCTAAAAACACCAATAAAAAAGTGCCGGTAATCTTGAAATTCGACTGGAATTTTCCGGCTGGGTTTTTCCCTGAGCCCGAGCAGGAAAAACCCTGGCAGGAACAATTACTGGCTCAGAACTGGGGCTATGCCAGTCTGATCCCGACAAGTTATCAAGCTGATAATGGTGCCGGACTTCGGGAAGGAATCATCGGATTAGTGAATAAAGGCGAACCGCGAAAACTGGATGATTGGGGCGCTTTGAAAGCCTGGGCCTGGGGTGCCAGCCGTGCATTAGATTATTTTGAAAATGATTCAAAAGTTGATGCAAAAAAAGTAGCTATAGAAGGACTTTCCCGCTACGGGAAAGCTGCAATGGTCACTATGGCCTACGATGATAGATTTGCTGTTGGGTTCATAGGTTCTGCCGGGGCAGGCGGAACAAAGATCCTGCGACGTAATTTTGGAGAACAGGTAGAGAATTTGGTTTCCGCTTCCCAATATCACTGGTTTGCTCCCAATTTTATAAAATACGGCGGTCCTTTAAAAACAAAAGATCTTCCGGTAGATGCACATCATTTGATTGCGCTTGCAGCGCCACGTCCGGTTTTTATCAGCAGTGGAGATCCTAAAGTTGAAGGGAATTGGATTGATGCTAAAGGGATGTTTTTAGCCGGAGTCCACGCCAGCCCTGCTTATGAAATCTATGATGAAAAAGCACTGTTAAAAACGGAATTTCCTCAAGTTGGGGAGTTTTTATCTGAAGGTAAACTCGTCTTTAGAATACACGAAGGCGGCCATACTGTAGTCCCTAACTGGCCATATTTTATAGAATTTGCCAAACCCTATTTCAAATAA